The window tgCGTCTCTCATCAAGCCATGGGATCATCCGTCAGTTGCTGCGGTAATGATAAAGTTGAAGAAGGGTAGGCATTCTTAATTACTTACCATAATTTTAATAAccaaaataattgatattttattttttttcatgtagtTTGACGTTGGGAGGAGGAGGCGAGAACGTCAATCAATGGAGAATTTTCACCTACAAGGAGCTGCATACGGCCACCAACGGCTTCAGCGACGACTACAAGCTTGGCGAAGGCGGTTTTGGGAGTGTTTATTGGGGCCGAACCTCCGATGGCCTTCAGGTATTTGAATTAAGTTGAATTTTAGGGAAGATGactcatttatatttgaaattctaCAAGCAAAAATGTTATTTATCTTCCTTACCAAACCTGCACTAAATTATTGGGGAGACGGATAGTGACATTTTTAAGTGTAGATTGCGGTGAAGAAGTTGAAGTCGATGAATTCCAAGGCGGAGATGGAGTTTgcggtggaggtggaggtgcTGGGAAGAGTGAGGCACAAGAATCTGCTAGGGCTCAGAGGGTATTGCGCGGGAAACGACCAGCGCCTCATCGTCTATGACTACATGCCTAATCTTAGCTTGCTCTCACATTTACACGGCCAGTTCGCCGGTGAAGTCCAGCTTGATTGGAAAAAGAGAATGAAAGTCGCAATGGGGTCGGCCGAGGGCATATTGTATTACTCTCCATCCATTCTCTCATTTGTTTCAATTCAATAGACTAGtcattgaaaaaatttaatatgttatcaaaattaggacgaactaaaatggaaaaatgtgactaaCAAAGTATTATTATATCTTGAAAAAATCTGATagaaaagtaattgaaaagaTCTAATATGTGGTCAAAATTAagacgaactaaaatgaaaaaatgtgactGCCGGTAACAGGTACCTGCACCATGAAGTGACGCCGCACATAATCCACAGAGACATAAAGGCGAGCAACGTGCTGCTGGATTCGAACTTCGACCCGCTGGTGGCCGATTTTGGGTTCGCGAAACTGATACCCGAGGGGGTGAGCCACATGACGACGCGGGTGAAGGGGACGCTAGGTTACCTGGCGCCAGAGTACGCCATGTGGGGGAAAGTGTCGGAGAGCTGCGATGTGTACAGTTTCGGAATCCTTCTACTGGAGATCGTGACCGGGAGGAAGCCAATCCAGAAGCTTCCGGGCGGCGTCAAGCGGACCATCACCGAGTGGGCCGAGCCGCACATAAGCAAAGGCCAGTTTAAGGATCTTGCGGACCCGAAGCTACGTGGGAATTTCGACGAGAGGCAGCTCATTCAGGCGATTAATGTGGCGGCGCTGTGCGTGCAGAGTGAGCCGGAGAAGCGGCCGACGATGAAGGAGGTGGTGCATCTCCTGAGTACCGCGGCGCCTGTGGCTGCGCGGATCAAGAGCGTTAAGTATTCTGATGATTTGATGGCTCGTGATCaggatgatgaagatgatggtGATGGGAGGAATGGATATGAGGATGAGAGCAGCGTCTACGGCGTTTTCGGGGCGTTGGAGGCGCAGAAGATGGAGGCTCCCTTCCGGCGCTACGGGGAGAGGCGATGAGACTCATTTGATTGTGGAGGCACTGTTAATTAATgtctttttatttgattgtttttgGTTCGTGACTCATTTCTG is drawn from Salvia hispanica cultivar TCC Black 2014 chromosome 6, UniMelb_Shisp_WGS_1.0, whole genome shotgun sequence and contains these coding sequences:
- the LOC125191884 gene encoding PTI1-like tyrosine-protein kinase At3g15890; this encodes MGSSVSCCGNDKVEEGLTLGGGGENVNQWRIFTYKELHTATNGFSDDYKLGEGGFGSVYWGRTSDGLQIAVKKLKSMNSKAEMEFAVEVEVLGRVRHKNLLGLRGYCAGNDQRLIVYDYMPNLSLLSHLHGQFAGEVQLDWKKRMKVAMGSAEGILYLHHEVTPHIIHRDIKASNVLLDSNFDPLVADFGFAKLIPEGVSHMTTRVKGTLGYLAPEYAMWGKVSESCDVYSFGILLLEIVTGRKPIQKLPGGVKRTITEWAEPHISKGQFKDLADPKLRGNFDERQLIQAINVAALCVQSEPEKRPTMKEVVHLLSTAAPVAARIKSVKYSDDLMARDQDDEDDGDGRNGYEDESSVYGVFGALEAQKMEAPFRRYGERR